A region from the Halobacillus mangrovi genome encodes:
- a CDS encoding ABC transporter ATP-binding protein, with translation MLDMKKVSVTYGSYNAVEDVNINVGQGELVVLLGSNGAGKSTTFNAISGLKKPSTGTIRFEDVSLDGLSPDRIVKAGVVQCAEDRKLFPQMSVHENLIMGAYVHRRKRKQVKQSIEHVYELFSILHEKKDNAAGSLSGGQQQMLAIGRALMAKPKLMLLDEPSIGLAPLIVEQMFDVIQKINKEGTTVLLAEQNAYAALRIADRGYVFENGSVVVQGSAEELLENDTVRKAYIGA, from the coding sequence GTGCTTGATATGAAAAAGGTGTCAGTCACGTACGGCAGTTACAACGCCGTTGAAGATGTGAACATTAACGTTGGTCAAGGAGAGCTGGTGGTGCTGCTCGGTTCAAATGGTGCAGGAAAGAGTACGACATTCAATGCGATCAGTGGATTGAAAAAGCCGAGTACCGGCACCATCCGTTTTGAAGATGTCAGCTTGGACGGCCTATCACCCGACCGAATAGTCAAGGCGGGTGTCGTCCAATGTGCAGAGGATCGAAAGCTTTTTCCGCAAATGAGTGTACACGAAAACTTGATTATGGGAGCGTATGTGCACCGACGTAAACGAAAACAGGTCAAGCAATCCATTGAACATGTTTATGAGCTGTTTTCGATTTTGCATGAAAAGAAAGACAATGCGGCCGGATCGTTAAGTGGTGGTCAGCAGCAAATGCTCGCGATAGGGAGGGCCCTGATGGCAAAGCCGAAATTGATGCTCTTAGATGAGCCTTCTATCGGCCTTGCACCGCTCATTGTCGAGCAAATGTTTGATGTCATTCAAAAGATCAATAAGGAAGGAACGACGGTGCTTTTAGCGGAACAAAATGCGTACGCGGCTTTGAGGATCGCTGATCGAGGCTACGTATTTGAGAATGGTTCTGTCGTTGTTCAGGGCTCGGCGGAGGAGCTTCTTGAAAATGATACGGTTCGAAAAGCGTATATTGGTGCTTAA
- a CDS encoding acyl-CoA dehydrogenase family protein, whose translation MMNFELSEEQKMVQQVVRKFVDREINPYIQEWDEKGHFEPSIMRRLAELDLMGVCIPEQYGGSGMDYNTLAIVCEELERGDTAFRTAVSVHTGLNSMTLLQWGNEAQKQKYLIPQAKGEKVGAFGLTEPNAGSDVASLKTTATKEGDYYILNGQKTWISLCDHADHFLVFAYTDKGERHKGISAFIVERTMPGFTSQGIKGKLGIRAGNTGELFFDHVKVPKENLLGEEGEGFKIAMSALDNGRFTVAAGACGQILACLEESVKYCHERETFGKEIGKHQLVQQMIAKMEAGYQMSRLLVFRAGDLKNKGKRNTRETSLAKWQACDFANEAANDAVQIHGAYGYSNEYPVERFLRNSKAPVIYEGTREIHTVMQAEYVLGYRSDKPLSKPLPAWPYDEIKEEVDR comes from the coding sequence ATGATGAACTTTGAACTTTCAGAAGAGCAGAAAATGGTCCAGCAGGTCGTGCGTAAATTCGTTGACAGAGAAATCAATCCCTATATTCAGGAATGGGATGAAAAAGGTCACTTTGAGCCATCGATTATGAGACGACTCGCTGAACTTGATTTGATGGGGGTTTGCATACCTGAACAATACGGCGGAAGCGGCATGGATTACAATACCCTTGCTATCGTATGTGAAGAGCTGGAGCGTGGAGATACAGCCTTTCGCACCGCCGTATCCGTACATACTGGTTTAAACAGCATGACCCTTCTTCAGTGGGGAAATGAAGCGCAAAAACAAAAATACCTTATCCCTCAGGCAAAAGGAGAAAAAGTCGGAGCGTTCGGTCTTACTGAACCGAATGCCGGATCTGATGTCGCTTCATTAAAGACCACAGCCACAAAAGAAGGCGACTATTATATCCTGAACGGGCAAAAAACGTGGATTTCTCTCTGCGATCATGCCGATCATTTTCTTGTTTTTGCCTACACAGACAAGGGTGAACGACACAAAGGCATATCGGCCTTTATCGTTGAACGGACGATGCCCGGATTTACGTCCCAAGGGATCAAAGGCAAGCTTGGGATTCGGGCGGGAAATACGGGAGAGCTGTTTTTTGATCATGTGAAAGTCCCGAAAGAAAACTTGCTTGGAGAAGAAGGAGAAGGCTTCAAGATCGCCATGTCCGCCCTGGATAATGGACGCTTTACTGTTGCTGCCGGAGCTTGTGGTCAGATTCTGGCGTGTCTTGAAGAAAGCGTAAAGTACTGTCACGAGCGTGAAACTTTCGGAAAAGAAATCGGCAAGCATCAGCTTGTTCAGCAAATGATCGCCAAAATGGAAGCAGGCTATCAAATGTCCCGTCTGCTTGTATTCCGCGCAGGAGATTTAAAAAACAAAGGAAAACGCAATACAAGAGAAACTTCATTAGCCAAATGGCAGGCGTGTGATTTTGCTAACGAAGCTGCTAATGACGCGGTTCAAATCCATGGAGCCTATGGCTATTCCAACGAATATCCAGTGGAACGTTTTCTGAGAAACTCAAAAGCTCCTGTCATCTATGAAGGGACAAGAGAGATTCACACCGTTATGCAGGCCGAATATGTCCTTGGCTACCGCTCCGACAAGCCGTTATCCAAACCACTTCCAGCTTGGCCTTATGATGAAATAAAAGAAGAAGTTGATCGTTAA
- a CDS encoding ABC transporter ATP-binding protein: MFIETKQLTKKFGGLVAVNGVDFSIEKGKINAIIGPNGAGKSTFFNLVSGSYQPSSGQVFYKGKNITKLPPNKIAELGVARTFQTTNLFEQATVLDNVLVGHRLRTNSSLLDAVLRTKRFKREERRCMEKAMEVLDFVGLTHVSDKLAGNITQEEKKRVAFALALATDPEVVFLDEPAAGINPGETEGLAELMEKMVGRGITVCLIEHKMKMIMKLADKIMVLNYGEKIAEGTSDEIRNNQAVIDAYLGGEASA; encoded by the coding sequence GTGTTCATTGAAACGAAACAGCTTACTAAAAAATTTGGTGGTCTGGTGGCTGTCAATGGAGTCGATTTTTCCATTGAAAAAGGAAAAATCAATGCCATCATTGGCCCGAATGGAGCGGGGAAATCGACGTTTTTCAATTTGGTGAGCGGCAGTTATCAACCAAGCTCAGGCCAAGTCTTTTATAAAGGAAAAAACATTACGAAGCTCCCACCAAATAAAATTGCGGAACTCGGAGTGGCGAGGACTTTCCAAACGACAAATTTGTTCGAGCAGGCCACGGTCTTAGATAACGTCCTTGTCGGCCACCGGCTGAGAACAAACTCGAGTTTACTTGATGCTGTATTGCGGACAAAGCGGTTCAAAAGAGAAGAGCGGCGATGTATGGAAAAAGCAATGGAAGTCCTCGATTTTGTTGGATTAACTCATGTTTCAGATAAGCTCGCCGGAAACATCACCCAGGAAGAAAAGAAGCGGGTCGCTTTCGCTCTTGCGTTAGCTACTGATCCCGAGGTCGTCTTCTTAGATGAACCCGCTGCAGGTATAAATCCCGGCGAAACTGAAGGTCTGGCTGAACTGATGGAAAAGATGGTCGGGCGAGGGATTACCGTCTGCCTCATTGAGCACAAAATGAAAATGATTATGAAGCTTGCCGACAAAATCATGGTTCTAAATTACGGAGAAAAGATCGCTGAAGGCACCTCAGATGAAATCCGCAACAACCAAGCCGTCATAGATGCTTACCTTGGGGGTGAGGCAAGTGCTTGA
- a CDS encoding efflux RND transporter permease subunit, with amino-acid sequence MQLLTNWAFRNKAAMSLFVIITLLIGTISYFRLPMEFLPEADNPQVTVVTLGQGFDAGSMTSTITEPVEQAVSSVSGKTSVLSSTGEGYSQVTINFDSKTDMKEAKNAVEEAISGIRLPEGVGEPQISQLNTSMIPVGQVSVTFADGLTKNNIEQVKNEFQPLFENQEGLSQASVMGENSSRVQINLDHDKLEQLGIPVNAVMGVLQGQDVSASAGTTTIDGQKSTINVTDNLTSLDAIKNLPLPMPSNDVPPVQIKDIATVEKIKADDTITRVNGKEALAVILFKENNASAVTAGEQVRSVVERINRDYEGAEATVLFTTGGMVEHSVNSMVREVGLGALFATLVILLFLRKFKPTLVTVISIPLSLGLTLLLLSLSGVTLNLLTLGGVAVAVGRLVDDSIVVVENIFRRSQAQKLTKENVIEATKEVSRAITSSTLITVAVFLPMGLVNGSLRAFLLPFGLTVTYSLLASLIVALTVVPLLSRSMLKNTTLPPLHTPNRYLSVLKWSLNYKFVPILLAIVVLLGSVGLYLALPKAATSANDASLVSVTMTFPSDTPKNEITQRMVDFENKLTDFEGYDYLLTQYGSNEEAAQYGQVTDPDTVTYTVIMEENANAEAFIDQVNEAKKSEKNVTITASPSSIFGGSSNSTITYDVVGNNTDEILASSKSMMEKIEEVKGVKKVSSNQEKTSPIYTVQVETEKANAQQTAMQIRSLINPHPIGTVHLEEETTTPVYLNAGIDPDSLSDLKGLSLATNEGIVPLSDVATISQQEKPSTILHKDGNLYVRVTAEVKPSELSVIAKEIDEKITGIDLPAGISIEKGGAAEQQASDFQDLGLTMLASILIVYLIMVLTFKTFKAPLAILITLPLASIGAVLGLMISRVPADPTALIGALMLIGIVVTNAIVLIDRVKQNEETMIIREAIIEACGTRLRPVVMTAIATICAMIPLLFGPTEDGSLVSKSLAVVVIGGLAGATVLTLVVVPVFYELLHFRKSKRQRLQQTAEENTAIPS; translated from the coding sequence ATGCAATTGTTAACGAACTGGGCTTTTCGTAATAAGGCAGCTATGTCGCTGTTCGTAATCATTACTTTATTAATAGGAACCATCAGCTATTTCCGACTGCCGATGGAATTTCTGCCTGAAGCGGATAACCCACAAGTGACTGTGGTCACCCTTGGTCAGGGCTTTGATGCAGGTTCGATGACTTCGACTATTACAGAGCCAGTAGAACAAGCCGTTTCATCCGTATCCGGAAAAACTTCTGTATTGTCGTCGACTGGAGAAGGATATTCTCAAGTGACCATTAACTTTGATTCTAAGACCGACATGAAAGAAGCGAAAAATGCTGTAGAGGAAGCGATTAGCGGCATACGCCTTCCGGAAGGGGTAGGGGAACCTCAAATCTCCCAACTTAACACATCTATGATTCCAGTAGGTCAGGTCTCCGTCACCTTTGCTGATGGACTGACGAAAAACAATATCGAACAAGTCAAGAATGAGTTCCAGCCTCTCTTCGAAAATCAGGAAGGGTTATCGCAAGCGAGTGTCATGGGTGAAAATAGTTCCCGTGTCCAAATCAACCTGGATCATGACAAACTTGAACAATTAGGTATTCCAGTCAATGCTGTCATGGGGGTGCTGCAAGGTCAGGACGTCTCGGCATCAGCTGGAACGACGACAATAGACGGTCAAAAAAGTACGATTAACGTGACTGACAACTTGACTTCTTTAGACGCAATTAAAAATTTGCCTCTACCTATGCCGAGTAATGATGTCCCTCCAGTCCAGATTAAAGATATTGCCACTGTAGAGAAAATAAAAGCGGACGACACCATCACCCGAGTCAACGGAAAAGAAGCACTGGCTGTTATTCTTTTTAAAGAAAATAACGCAAGTGCCGTGACCGCTGGGGAGCAGGTAAGAAGCGTTGTCGAAAGAATCAATCGCGACTATGAAGGGGCAGAAGCAACGGTCCTCTTTACAACTGGCGGAATGGTCGAACATTCCGTAAACAGCATGGTGCGGGAAGTTGGACTGGGAGCTTTATTCGCCACTCTTGTCATCTTGTTGTTCCTGAGAAAATTCAAGCCTACCTTAGTTACAGTCATTTCGATTCCATTATCTCTAGGTCTCACACTTTTATTACTATCGCTTTCCGGCGTAACGTTGAACCTCCTCACGTTGGGAGGAGTAGCCGTAGCCGTCGGAAGATTGGTAGATGATAGTATCGTTGTTGTAGAAAACATCTTCAGACGCAGTCAAGCACAGAAGTTAACGAAAGAAAATGTTATAGAAGCAACCAAAGAAGTCTCACGCGCAATCACATCCTCTACCCTGATAACCGTCGCGGTGTTTTTACCAATGGGGCTCGTCAATGGTTCGTTAAGGGCATTCCTGCTTCCATTTGGTTTAACGGTAACGTATTCGCTTCTAGCTTCTTTGATCGTAGCTTTAACAGTCGTTCCGCTTTTAAGCAGAAGCATGTTGAAAAATACGACGCTTCCGCCCCTTCACACACCGAATCGTTACTTGAGCGTGCTGAAATGGTCTTTGAACTATAAATTCGTCCCGATTCTATTAGCTATAGTGGTGCTGCTTGGCTCTGTAGGTCTATACCTGGCCTTACCAAAAGCAGCGACAAGTGCAAACGACGCTTCCCTTGTTTCCGTTACAATGACGTTTCCAAGTGATACACCGAAGAATGAGATTACCCAACGGATGGTGGATTTTGAAAACAAATTGACTGACTTCGAAGGCTACGATTATCTGCTTACCCAATACGGATCGAATGAGGAAGCAGCCCAATACGGTCAAGTCACTGATCCAGACACGGTTACTTACACCGTGATCATGGAAGAGAATGCAAATGCAGAAGCCTTCATTGATCAAGTAAATGAAGCGAAAAAATCAGAAAAGAACGTGACGATTACTGCGTCGCCATCCTCTATATTTGGAGGCTCCTCAAACTCTACGATCACCTATGATGTAGTAGGAAACAATACCGATGAAATTCTTGCCTCCTCCAAATCAATGATGGAGAAGATCGAAGAAGTTAAAGGTGTAAAAAAAGTTTCAAGTAACCAGGAGAAGACCTCTCCAATTTATACGGTTCAAGTGGAGACAGAAAAAGCAAATGCCCAGCAGACGGCTATGCAAATACGTTCTTTAATCAATCCCCATCCTATAGGAACGGTACATTTAGAAGAAGAAACGACAACGCCTGTTTACCTGAATGCAGGCATAGATCCCGATTCATTATCAGACCTCAAAGGGCTTTCCCTGGCTACAAATGAAGGCATTGTTCCGCTCTCTGACGTAGCAACGATTTCTCAACAGGAAAAGCCGAGTACCATCCTTCACAAAGATGGAAACTTATATGTTCGTGTTACCGCTGAAGTAAAGCCATCAGAGCTTTCTGTCATCGCAAAAGAAATAGATGAAAAAATAACCGGGATTGACTTACCAGCTGGTATCTCCATTGAAAAAGGTGGAGCTGCTGAACAGCAAGCGAGCGACTTTCAGGATCTCGGGCTCACCATGTTAGCTTCAATCTTAATCGTCTATCTCATTATGGTGCTGACATTTAAAACCTTTAAAGCTCCTTTAGCCATTTTGATCACTTTACCGCTTGCTTCCATCGGAGCTGTGCTAGGTCTTATGATCTCACGTGTTCCAGCAGACCCGACCGCTCTGATTGGCGCTCTCATGCTGATTGGTATTGTCGTTACCAATGCCATCGTGCTTATTGACCGCGTGAAACAAAATGAAGAAACAATGATTATTCGCGAAGCGATCATCGAGGCCTGCGGCACCCGCCTCCGCCCAGTAGTTATGACGGCTATTGCGACGATTTGCGCCATGATTCCGCTTTTATTTGGCCCAACAGAAGATGGCAGCTTAGTATCTAAATCCTTAGCTGTTGTCGTCATTGGAGGGCTTGCGGGTGCAACTGTACTGACGCTTGTGGTTGTGCCAGTCTTTTACGAACTGCTTCATTTCAGAAAATCAAAACGCCAGCGCCTGCAACAAACCGCTGAGGAAAATACAGCCATCCCATCATAA
- a CDS encoding ABC transporter substrate-binding protein, whose product MKGIRISAFLLVLSFLLVAAGCIDNPSSNQASSEGEAESETEAPEVAEGEEIVNIGYTGPLSGPAAYYGERTLNGLKIAVNEINDNGGFEVDGQTYKLNLVSLDDKYLPNETAANAKRLLQENDTPIIFTPHSGGVKAMQVFNEQQDKFLIGAYTSEPAVTEAGNSLTIRIPPSYDGYIEPFTSYEMDKFGKKIAALPTASQYGKDWTETLLPYWKEQGGEVVYNSSIDFSKDTDFFTLVTNALKKDPDVLFIGGPSEPTAKVADQARQLGFEGGFIVMDQAKLDEMKTVTGEYETFNGAVGVTPLIHSDYPGTDEFIEKYKNEYGETPGSEAGYHYVAMYAFMEAMKAAGTVEDPEAIRAHVQEGLDAVPKEKEVYTIKEVTEKGGFVTGLRIAAVEDGEVVNMDVEE is encoded by the coding sequence ATGAAAGGAATTCGAATTTCAGCGTTTTTACTCGTGTTATCGTTTCTGTTGGTGGCGGCCGGATGTATTGATAATCCATCATCCAATCAGGCTTCAAGTGAAGGCGAAGCGGAAAGTGAAACGGAAGCTCCTGAAGTAGCGGAAGGAGAGGAAATCGTTAACATCGGCTATACAGGACCGTTAAGCGGACCAGCTGCCTATTATGGCGAGCGTACCCTGAACGGACTGAAAATCGCCGTCAATGAAATCAATGACAACGGCGGATTTGAAGTTGACGGACAAACGTATAAATTAAACCTTGTCAGTTTGGATGACAAATACTTACCGAATGAAACAGCAGCAAATGCTAAGCGTCTCTTGCAAGAGAACGATACGCCGATCATCTTTACTCCCCACAGCGGCGGAGTCAAAGCGATGCAGGTGTTCAATGAACAGCAGGATAAATTCCTGATTGGTGCTTATACAAGTGAACCGGCTGTAACAGAAGCTGGAAATTCACTTACCATCCGTATTCCTCCTAGTTATGACGGATACATCGAACCGTTTACGAGCTATGAAATGGATAAATTCGGAAAGAAAATAGCCGCACTGCCGACAGCATCTCAGTATGGGAAAGATTGGACGGAAACCTTACTTCCTTACTGGAAGGAGCAAGGAGGGGAAGTCGTTTACAACTCTTCCATTGATTTCTCTAAGGATACCGACTTTTTCACGCTCGTCACCAACGCATTAAAAAAGGATCCGGACGTCTTATTCATCGGCGGTCCATCAGAGCCAACGGCAAAAGTAGCCGATCAGGCAAGACAGCTTGGATTTGAAGGCGGCTTTATCGTCATGGACCAGGCAAAACTTGACGAAATGAAGACTGTTACAGGAGAGTATGAAACATTCAACGGAGCGGTTGGTGTTACGCCTTTAATCCACTCCGATTATCCAGGGACGGATGAGTTCATTGAAAAATACAAGAATGAGTACGGAGAAACGCCTGGCTCTGAAGCCGGCTACCACTATGTTGCGATGTACGCGTTTATGGAAGCGATGAAAGCAGCCGGAACCGTAGAAGACCCAGAGGCGATCCGCGCTCATGTCCAAGAAGGTCTTGATGCGGTGCCAAAAGAGAAAGAAGTGTACACGATTAAGGAAGTAACAGAAAAAGGTGGCTTCGTCACAGGGCTCAGAATAGCCGCAGTCGAAGACGGTGAAGTCGTTAACATGGATGTCGAAGAGTAA